A stretch of Imperialibacter roseus DNA encodes these proteins:
- a CDS encoding YHS domain-containing (seleno)protein codes for MKLFIFTLLLFVFQIGVAQDATQRKNNFNLTKNGVALSGYDPVSYFKSPEPKKGEATWSYTYKGITYWFSSASNRSEFVNSPAAYEPSYGGWCAYALGTSGEKVEVDPLTYKIYQGKLLLFYNRLFTNTLTLWNKDEGTFFTTAEKNWPSIINH; via the coding sequence ATGAAGCTCTTTATATTCACTCTCCTTCTGTTTGTTTTTCAAATCGGTGTAGCTCAAGATGCAACTCAAAGGAAAAACAATTTCAACCTGACTAAAAATGGTGTTGCCCTATCTGGCTATGACCCGGTGAGCTACTTCAAAAGCCCGGAACCAAAAAAAGGCGAAGCGACATGGTCGTATACCTACAAAGGAATTACTTATTGGTTTAGCTCAGCTAGCAACCGCTCTGAGTTCGTTAATTCACCTGCGGCTTATGAACCGTCGTATGGCGGGTGGTGCGCCTATGCCCTCGGCACTTCCGGCGAAAAGGTAGAGGTAGATCCGCTCACCTACAAAATCTACCAGGGCAAACTGCTACTTTTCTACAACAGGCTTTTCACCAATACGCTCACTCTTTGGAACAAAGACGAGGGCACATTCTTTACAACAGCAGAGAAAAATTGGCCTTCTATAATTAATCATTGA
- a CDS encoding aldose 1-epimerase family protein, which translates to MDYSLTSSDLIVGVKTLGAELCSIKGASSGVEYVWQANPADWGRHAPILFPIVGKLKGDSYEYIGKTYHLPQHGFARDQPFSLIESTTSKLVFELTSNDKLKLVYPFDFSLSVTYELSGNSLRISYAVKNPGTGPLLYSVGAHPAFRIPIHPKAKRSDYEILFEKEEAVAVHLIDGGLLSGKTGPLSLEQNRLAISDSLFDKDALVFKGLASKKLSLAKAGEAPFLNFYFDAPYFGIWSKSATSQFVCLEPWNGIADSVSHNQALEKKEGIRSLAAGATETFGFTVEIAG; encoded by the coding sequence ATGGACTATAGCCTAACTTCGTCAGACCTCATTGTTGGTGTTAAAACACTTGGTGCAGAACTCTGTAGCATCAAAGGTGCCAGCAGTGGTGTAGAGTACGTCTGGCAGGCTAACCCAGCCGACTGGGGCAGGCACGCCCCTATTTTGTTTCCCATAGTGGGCAAGCTCAAAGGCGACAGCTATGAGTACATAGGGAAAACATACCATTTACCACAGCATGGCTTTGCAAGAGACCAGCCGTTTAGTCTGATAGAATCGACCACGTCAAAGTTGGTGTTCGAACTTACCTCAAATGACAAGCTGAAGCTTGTATATCCCTTCGACTTTTCATTGTCAGTAACGTATGAGCTCTCAGGAAACTCACTCCGAATTTCCTACGCAGTAAAAAACCCAGGCACTGGTCCCCTCCTCTATTCCGTTGGTGCCCATCCTGCATTTCGTATTCCTATTCATCCCAAAGCCAAAAGGTCGGACTACGAAATCCTTTTTGAAAAAGAAGAGGCAGTGGCTGTGCACCTAATTGACGGCGGACTGCTTTCTGGCAAAACCGGACCCCTTTCCCTTGAGCAAAACAGGCTGGCTATCAGTGACTCTCTGTTCGACAAAGATGCGCTTGTGTTTAAGGGGCTTGCCTCAAAAAAATTATCACTGGCAAAAGCCGGAGAGGCACCGTTCTTAAATTTCTATTTCGATGCTCCTTACTTTGGCATCTGGTCTAAGTCAGCCACATCTCAATTCGTGTGTCTTGAGCCATGGAACGGCATTGCTGACAGTGTCAGTCACAATCAGGCTTTAGAAAAAAAGGAGGGCATTCGCAGCCTGGCCGCTGGCGCAACCGAAACATTCGGCTTCACTGTCGAAATCGCCGGGTAA
- a CDS encoding DUF3822 family protein — protein METLVANYKLLKKVKDAKFEVDDLHHYGLYLQIGIRDFQFCVIDNRDNRCLLYEDFAFENVKTVNARLQVVQDLFENHHLLMAGFWSTIKLSIKSHKFALVPQPVFSKEGLVDYLSFNTPFNPRYEEVYFYKHISTDAVNVFSADKKLIDWVRELYNQKEVIVVHQGSAFIEGILKYNDHSGEKSMFCLVDKGILHVVITSDKKLHYYNQFAVRKSADYLKYIMLVFKEMKLSQKKSKVLFWGGLTPQSPHIQELKKYIRDISFGSRPSYLSFSFVFDEIPDHKGFDVFNIFLCD, from the coding sequence TTGGAGACTCTCGTAGCCAACTACAAGCTTTTAAAAAAGGTCAAAGACGCCAAGTTTGAAGTCGATGACCTTCATCACTATGGGTTGTATCTTCAGATTGGCATCCGTGATTTCCAGTTTTGTGTAATCGACAACAGAGACAATCGATGTCTTCTTTATGAAGACTTTGCCTTTGAAAACGTGAAGACGGTCAATGCCCGTCTTCAAGTCGTTCAAGATCTTTTTGAGAATCATCACCTGCTCATGGCAGGCTTTTGGAGCACCATCAAGCTTTCGATCAAAAGCCACAAGTTTGCGTTGGTACCTCAGCCGGTATTCTCAAAGGAAGGGCTTGTCGACTATCTGTCGTTTAATACCCCGTTTAATCCCAGATACGAAGAAGTATACTTCTATAAGCACATCAGCACCGATGCTGTTAACGTGTTCTCTGCCGACAAGAAGCTGATAGACTGGGTCAGGGAGCTGTACAATCAAAAAGAAGTAATTGTTGTCCACCAGGGAAGCGCATTCATTGAGGGCATTCTGAAATACAACGACCACTCAGGCGAAAAGTCGATGTTTTGTTTGGTCGACAAAGGCATCCTTCACGTGGTAATCACTTCTGATAAAAAGCTACACTATTACAACCAGTTTGCCGTACGAAAAAGTGCTGACTACCTTAAATACATCATGCTTGTGTTTAAGGAAATGAAGCTGTCGCAAAAGAAAAGTAAAGTGCTATTCTGGGGTGGTTTAACCCCACAGTCTCCGCATATTCAGGAGCTCAAAAAGTATATCCGTGACATTTCGTTTGGAAGTCGTCCTTCCTATCTCTCTTTCAGCTTTGTGTTTGACGAGATTCCTGATCACAAAGGCTTCGATGTATTCAATATTTTTCTTTGCGACTAA
- a CDS encoding response regulator, which yields MNRRIEIIYVVDDDDIYQYAVKKKILKRKLSAEVSTFKNGKDAILHLGEVVKVGGRLPDVIFLDLNMPIMDGWDFLNEYARLRPHVNKKILLYIVSSSIQDSDIDRARSMYGVTDYIVKPIDDERLDDILIPA from the coding sequence ATGAACCGCAGAATAGAGATTATCTACGTTGTTGACGATGACGACATTTATCAATACGCCGTCAAAAAGAAAATCCTGAAGCGTAAACTTTCTGCCGAGGTAAGTACTTTCAAGAACGGGAAGGACGCCATTCTGCATTTGGGTGAGGTGGTGAAGGTCGGCGGCCGTTTGCCAGACGTTATCTTCCTTGACCTGAACATGCCCATTATGGATGGCTGGGATTTTTTAAACGAATATGCCCGACTTCGGCCTCATGTGAATAAGAAAATTCTTCTTTACATCGTATCAAGTTCAATCCAGGATTCGGACATTGACCGGGCAAGAAGCATGTATGGCGTAACGGATTATATTGTAAAACCTATTGACGACGAACGCCTGGACGATATTTTGATTCCCGCTTAG
- a CDS encoding NUDIX hydrolase gives MKIFINDIPVSIKKLDEVQNFEQYNHIVDGKRGGIDTKKLQDDVLVINASKEDIDKLLQLMTKKKLKDLDAVTFAVSKRKATINHLKEKFNIVEAAGGVVEKGDQILLIHRLGKWDFPKGKLEKKETPEMAAVREVEEECRVKVLLGEKICATYHTYIMNEKYILKKTHWYRMDLIDDSQMTPQKEENIDELRWMEIRDVRASLYNSYRSIRHVAREFYKVKREAYNS, from the coding sequence ATGAAAATTTTCATCAACGATATCCCTGTCTCCATAAAAAAGCTCGACGAAGTGCAAAACTTCGAGCAATACAACCATATCGTTGACGGAAAGCGAGGCGGCATCGATACCAAAAAGTTGCAAGACGATGTGCTTGTGATCAACGCTTCGAAAGAAGACATAGACAAGCTTCTTCAGTTGATGACAAAAAAGAAGTTGAAAGACCTTGATGCAGTCACATTTGCCGTGAGTAAGCGCAAGGCGACCATCAATCACCTGAAGGAAAAGTTCAATATTGTTGAGGCTGCGGGTGGTGTGGTGGAGAAGGGAGATCAGATTTTGCTGATTCACCGCCTTGGTAAATGGGACTTCCCAAAGGGAAAACTAGAGAAGAAGGAAACGCCGGAAATGGCAGCCGTGAGGGAGGTGGAGGAAGAGTGCAGGGTGAAGGTGCTTTTGGGCGAGAAGATTTGCGCTACCTACCACACCTATATCATGAACGAGAAGTACATCTTGAAAAAGACCCACTGGTACCGTATGGACCTCATAGATGATAGTCAAATGACTCCGCAAAAAGAGGAAAACATTGATGAGCTTAGGTGGATGGAAATAAGAGATGTAAGGGCCTCTCTTTACAACTCCTACCGATCAATCCGGCACGTGGCCCGGGAATTCTATAAAGTGAAAAGAGAAGCTTATAACTCGTAA
- a CDS encoding calcium/sodium antiporter, whose product MILSFFLLIVGFFVLIKGADLLVTGASSLAKRYNVPELAIGLTIVAFGTSAPEMVVNGVASYEGHTDVVLGNVVGSNIFNTFFILGIAGVVYPLSVQKSTVFKEIPYSLFGGLLILFFANDVLLNMGDQNIISVVEGVILFVFFLLFLVYVFFSMKKGQDSSGDEPIKVIAMPKTILFMILGLIGLTIGGKLVVSNAIDIARYLQVSEQLIGLTIMAAGTSLPELATSVVAATQKKSDLAVGNIVGSNIFNMFFVLSISSMINPIPYPTIFNVDMITFMAGTVILFIAMFTGEKKILDRWEALILLMFFVFYNMYLVYRDHLIGA is encoded by the coding sequence ATGATACTGAGTTTTTTCCTTCTCATTGTCGGATTTTTTGTTTTAATAAAAGGAGCTGATTTACTGGTAACGGGTGCCTCATCTCTAGCCAAGAGATACAATGTTCCTGAGTTGGCTATCGGACTCACCATTGTCGCATTTGGTACCTCTGCGCCAGAAATGGTGGTTAACGGAGTCGCTTCTTACGAGGGCCATACCGATGTGGTGTTGGGCAACGTAGTTGGCTCAAACATCTTCAACACTTTTTTCATTCTGGGGATAGCCGGTGTGGTCTATCCTCTCTCGGTGCAAAAGAGCACCGTTTTCAAAGAAATACCCTACTCTCTATTTGGGGGTTTACTCATCTTGTTTTTTGCCAACGACGTGCTCCTGAATATGGGAGACCAGAATATCATCAGTGTGGTGGAAGGAGTCATTTTGTTTGTCTTTTTCCTGCTGTTTCTGGTCTATGTCTTTTTCTCGATGAAGAAAGGTCAGGATTCATCAGGTGATGAACCGATCAAGGTCATTGCCATGCCAAAGACTATACTTTTTATGATTTTGGGGCTTATTGGCCTGACCATTGGCGGAAAGCTGGTTGTAAGCAATGCCATAGACATCGCCAGGTACCTTCAGGTGAGCGAGCAGCTGATTGGCCTCACCATTATGGCTGCCGGAACATCGCTGCCGGAGCTGGCCACCTCAGTGGTGGCAGCTACTCAAAAGAAAAGTGACCTGGCTGTCGGTAACATTGTCGGGTCTAACATCTTCAATATGTTTTTTGTGCTGTCTATCAGTTCTATGATCAACCCAATTCCCTACCCGACCATTTTCAATGTGGACATGATCACGTTTATGGCTGGCACTGTCATTCTGTTTATTGCCATGTTCACCGGCGAGAAGAAAATCCTGGATCGCTGGGAAGCCCTTATACTGCTGATGTTTTTCGTCTTTTACAACATGTATCTGGTGTATAGAGATCACCTGATTGGTGCTTAG
- the coaD gene encoding pantetheine-phosphate adenylyltransferase — translation MPNKTAVFPGSFDPFTLGHFDIVIRSLKLFDEVIIAIGHNSQKKRYFPLETMLSKIESAFVKYPQVKIVTYDELTADLAKRLGAKVLLRGLRNTTDFEYENSISQVNRYLNDEIETMFLITSPKYAPISSTIIREVHKYGGDVKAFLPYEL, via the coding sequence ATGCCAAATAAAACCGCTGTCTTTCCTGGTTCATTCGACCCCTTCACCCTGGGGCATTTCGACATTGTGATAAGGAGCCTGAAGCTGTTTGACGAAGTAATCATCGCCATTGGCCACAACAGTCAGAAAAAAAGGTATTTCCCGCTTGAGACTATGCTCAGCAAGATAGAAAGTGCCTTTGTGAAGTATCCGCAGGTAAAAATAGTGACCTATGACGAGCTGACCGCAGACCTCGCCAAAAGGCTGGGCGCTAAAGTACTACTGAGAGGACTCCGAAATACAACGGACTTTGAATATGAGAACAGTATTTCGCAGGTAAACAGGTACCTGAACGACGAAATAGAAACCATGTTTTTGATTACTTCCCCCAAGTACGCCCCCATTAGTTCCACCATTATCAGGGAAGTACATAAATACGGTGGCGATGTAAAGGCCTTTCTGCCTTACGAGTTATAA
- the pyrE gene encoding orotate phosphoribosyltransferase — translation MNIKIADPAVAAATAKHLLSIGAVKLSPDKPFTWASGWKSPIYCDNRMTLSYPETRSFMKEQLVNLIKKEFPSVGGIAGVATAGIPQGALLADSLDLPFCYVRSKPKDHGMENLIEGRIETGQKVVVVEDLVSTGGSSLKAVDALRGAKAQVLGMAAIFTYGFPQAEQNFVRAEVNLACLCDYESLIKVASDNGYINASHVASLGAWRTDPANWKA, via the coding sequence ATGAACATTAAAATTGCAGACCCTGCCGTTGCCGCCGCCACCGCCAAGCACTTGCTCAGCATTGGGGCAGTAAAGCTCAGCCCCGACAAGCCGTTTACCTGGGCTTCTGGTTGGAAATCGCCTATTTACTGCGACAACAGAATGACATTGTCCTACCCTGAAACAAGAAGTTTCATGAAGGAACAGTTAGTCAATCTTATCAAGAAGGAATTTCCCAGCGTCGGGGGTATTGCAGGAGTGGCCACCGCAGGCATTCCCCAGGGAGCACTTTTAGCTGACAGCCTTGATTTGCCCTTTTGCTATGTGCGCTCCAAGCCGAAAGACCATGGCATGGAAAATCTCATCGAGGGAAGGATAGAGACTGGCCAGAAAGTAGTTGTTGTCGAGGACCTAGTCTCAACTGGAGGCAGCTCACTGAAAGCTGTAGACGCCCTTAGAGGAGCCAAAGCGCAAGTGCTGGGCATGGCAGCCATTTTTACCTATGGTTTCCCTCAGGCCGAGCAAAACTTCGTCAGGGCCGAGGTAAACCTGGCTTGCCTGTGCGACTATGAGTCGCTGATTAAAGTAGCCAGCGATAATGGCTATATCAATGCCTCCCATGTGGCGTCGCTCGGAGCATGGAGAACTGACCCCGCCAACTGGAAAGCCTGA
- a CDS encoding NUDIX hydrolase → MEFSLNLKMDVSQEVERLYGHEVRTRVCGICFREDKLLLIKHLGLTAAGFLWAPPGGGVQYGTNLETNLIREFKEETGLNIKVVRFLFVYEYVGPPLQTIELFFEVQPTGGDLCRGVDPEMSDSQQIIDEVRFVSLKELNDFALESLHHMLKGVHSKEDLLRKTGFFKFEKN, encoded by the coding sequence ATGGAATTTTCCCTAAATTTGAAGATGGATGTTAGCCAGGAGGTAGAGCGCCTGTATGGGCACGAAGTAAGAACGAGGGTGTGCGGCATTTGCTTCAGGGAAGACAAGCTGCTGTTGATCAAGCACCTGGGCCTTACCGCAGCCGGGTTTCTGTGGGCGCCGCCTGGTGGTGGCGTGCAATACGGCACCAATCTGGAAACCAACCTCATTCGGGAATTCAAAGAAGAAACCGGCCTTAACATAAAAGTGGTTAGATTTCTTTTTGTCTATGAATATGTGGGCCCGCCCCTGCAAACAATAGAACTATTCTTCGAAGTTCAGCCCACAGGCGGAGACCTGTGCAGAGGCGTTGATCCTGAAATGTCTGATTCCCAGCAAATAATAGATGAGGTTCGTTTTGTATCTTTGAAGGAGCTGAACGATTTTGCGCTGGAAAGTCTCCATCACATGCTAAAGGGTGTTCACAGCAAGGAAGACCTACTTCGTAAAACAGGATTTTTTAAATTTGAAAAGAATTAA